Within Chiroxiphia lanceolata isolate bChiLan1 chromosome 24, bChiLan1.pri, whole genome shotgun sequence, the genomic segment GCGCCGCAGggccccctccagccccagctcggCCGCCCGCTCCTCGTACACCCGCAGCacggcggccgcggcggcgccCGCGGCGTCCCGCACCTCCCGGAGCTCCGCCCTGCGGGCACAGCGGGGTCAGCCGggcccgcgccccccgcccgccccagccccggccccgccacccCCTCACCGCCGCCCGCCGAGCTGCTCCAGCCGCGCCTCGGCCGCGCCGCGCTGCTTCCGCCACAGCCGCGCCTGCAGCTCCGGGAAGGCGCCGAGCGGCGCCGCGTCCCACGGCagccgccgcgccgcccgcaTCTGCGCCGCCAGCGCGGTCAGCGCGCCCAGCAGCGGGGCCCAGGCGGACAGGGCCGCTCGTCCCGCCGCGtccgcccgcgccgccgccgccgcccagCCCCGGAGCGCAGCCGCCACCGCCGCCACCGGGGCCACTGGAGCCACCGCCGCCATCGCCCCGCCCGGCACCGGTAGCGCGTCATCGCCGCGCGCCGCGACACCATTGGCCGCTCGTGGGCGGCGGTTGGTTCGAACGCGCGGCCGCGCCCGAGACTGAGACTGAGGGAGGGAGCGACACCGAGGGAGTGACCGGCACCGAGACACCGAACACCGAGCGGGGCCTCACCGAGACACCGAGAGCGGCACCGCCATCCAGAGAGTGATCGGCACCGAGACACCGAACACCGAGCGGGGCCTCACCGAGACACCGAGAGCGGCACCGGCATCGAGTGACTGATCGGCACCGAGACACCGAGCGAGCGACCGGCCCCGCCATGGCTCCCGCGAGGAAGAAGGGCGGCTCGAGCACGCGCAGCAGGAAGCTCGCGGCGTTCCTGAAGGATTTCGACTGCGAGGGTGGGAACGGGAacggggccggggccgggggagggagCGGTGTCGCCGGGGCTGGGAGCGGTGTCGCCGGCGCTGACACCGCGTGTCCCCGCAGTGAACCAGCGGCTGGAGCGGCTGCGGGCGGACGGAGAGCGGCTGGTGAAGGAGGTGGAGAAGCTGTACGACATGGAGATCCTGCGCCTGCCGCTGGAGCTGCGCCAGATGAACTGGCTCGAGTACTTCGGTAACTGGGCTGGCGCTCCCTCGGATAACAAACCCCGACGGGAATAAGGGACCAGCTGGGGTCTGCTGTGCGCGGAAATCCCGGGGGGGGCGGCCCGGGAGCTGCTCCCGCTCTCTGAGGGTGAAAACTGTTTTGA encodes:
- the C24H1orf109 gene encoding uncharacterized protein C1orf109 homolog; translation: MAAVAPVAPVAAVAAALRGWAAAAARADAAGRAALSAWAPLLGALTALAAQMRAARRLPWDAAPLGAFPELQARLWRKQRGAAEARLEQLGGRRAELREVRDAAGAAAAAVLRVYEERAAELGLEGALRRGPRCPSLADVLEGLQDVERYYRHLYLDSKLLLQRLSCDSLADMEALPQSWERILEHHKEDVVQDTLLKVSLFVENHQELLCSPVS